Genomic DNA from Mesotoga infera:
GCATCAGGGATATGGGCTGGTCAGAGCCGACCTAGCAGTTCAAGCGGCCTCTGGAAGTACGCCTCTCGATCCTGATCCAGATCCCGAACCCGGTACAGTAACAGTCTCCAATGTCAGCTATTCATTGAGCAGAAATGCCAAGCATATGTATGTTTCAGTTCAACTGGACCCGGTTGTTGTCGGAGCAAGTGTTTCTGTAGCGGTGTATCTCAACGGAGGAATCTCGCAATACTTAACTGGCACGACTATAACAGACACAGTGGGAGTTGCCAAATTTACTGTTGTCAATGCGCCGTCGGGGACTTATACGACTGTGGTCACTGATATCACAGCAGCTGGTTACACCTGGGATGCTGGCTATCCAGAGAACAGTTATGAGAAGTGATAGCGGATTCCAAAGAAAAAACCACTCCCTTTGAATCGTGCTGGTTTTGATAGAGGAAAGCTTTGGTTTTGAAGTGCACAGGTATGCTGAGGCCACTTTGATTCTCGGTATTTTGGCTCTTACGTAGCTTATCTCATTTGCAGGCACTGAGATCCTTATACAAATTGCCTTTTTCAATCACGGGGAGAATGTTCTCTTTCTTCCATGTTTTAGGTGTAGTGAGATAGTTCATCTCGAAGTATACTTTGAGAATTTCGTCTTCATTCCAGAACATACCGTGCTTGAACTCAAGCCTGCCGTCCTTGTGAAGCAAATAGTAACCCGGGTATCCATTCACTGCCAGTCTAACCGGAGTTCTGCTCCAAGTGAACTGAGAAAGCTCAATGATTTTGTAGTCTCCTTCAGCACTTTTTATCATGTCCACGGCAATTGACGAATCAGAGAGTTCGTGGAAGACCTTCAGGGCAATTTCGATTGCTTCAATGGGAAGATCCGTCTTCCTTACCTTGTGTCCACCGGAAGCTCTGAAATCTCTTTCAGGGCAATCTCTGAAATAACCGGTGATCATGTTTGCAGAAACAATGATGCGAAGGTCGTACTTCTCTCCCTCTACGAATTTCTGGAA
This window encodes:
- a CDS encoding peptidase S8, which encodes HQGYGLVRADLAVQAASGSTPLDPDPDPEPGTVTVSNVSYSLSRNAKHMYVSVQLDPVVVGASVSVAVYLNGGISQYLTGTTITDTVGVAKFTVVNAPSGTYTTVVTDITAAGYTWDAGYPENSYEK